One region of Pogona vitticeps strain Pit_001003342236 chromosome 1, PviZW2.1, whole genome shotgun sequence genomic DNA includes:
- the CLK1 gene encoding dual specificity protein kinase CLK1 isoform X1: protein MRYSKRTDYSNWDDKQCLDPQKGSSHHKRKRKSYSSAYESKRYKYEDTQTNDSLCSDATSFHERDPYERRYVEEYRNNYSQLSETRHHCKDHENGHHHSSKSSGRSGRSSYKRKHRTHHSNSHHSHTRSHRRKRSRSVEDDEEGHLICQSGDVLSARYEIISILGEGAFGKVVECIDHKACGRHVAVKIVKNVDRYSEAARSEIKVLEHLKATDPNNKFRCVQMLEWFEYHGHVCIVFELLGLSTYDFIKENSFQPFSLDHIRKMAYQICKSVNFLHSHKLTHTDLKPENILFVESDYIEEYNHKLKRDQRTLKNPDIKVVDFGSATYDYEHHSTLVSTRHYRAPEVILALGWSQPCDVWSIGCILIEYYLGFTVFPTHDSKEHLAMMQKILGPLPIHMVQKSRKRKYFHHDQLDWDEHSSAGRYVSRRCKPLKEFMQCHDADHEKLFDLIQKMLEYDPAKRITLAEALKHPFFSPLKGKM from the exons ATGCGGTACTCGAAACGAACCGACTATTCTAACTGGGATGACAAACAATGTTTGGATCCCCAAAAAGGTAGCAGCCAtcataagagaaaaagaaaatcatacaGCAGCGCATATGAGAGCAAGCGCTACAAGTATGAGGACACTCAAACAAACGATAG CCTTTGTTCAGATGCCACCTCCTTCCATGAAAGAGATCCCTATGAACGTCGCTATGTTGAAGAATACAGGAACAATTACAGTCAGCTGTCTGAAACCAGGCACCATTGCAAAGACCATGAAAATGGTCACCACCACAGTAGCAAGTCATCAGGGCGTAGTGGCAGAAGCAGTTACAAAAGAAAACACAGGACTCATCATAGTAACTCACATCATTCACACACG AGGAGTCACCGAAGAAAAAGATCGAGGAGTGTAGAGGATGATGAGGAGGGTCACCTGATCTGTCAGAGTGGAGACGTACTAAGTGCAAGAT ATGAAATTATCTCCATCTTGGGTGAAGGTGCTTTTGGAAAAGTAGTGGAATGCATTGATCACAAAGC GTGTGGTAGACATGTGGCAGTAAAAATAGTAAAGAATGTTGATAGATATTCTGAAGCAGCTCGTTCAGAAATAAAAGTATTGGAGCACTTAAAAGCAACAGATCCTAATAACAAATT TCGCTGTGTCCAGATGTTGGAATGGTTTGAATATCATGGTCATGTTTGCATTGTGTTCGAACTTCTGGGACTTAGTACCTATGATTTCATTAAAGAAAACAGTTTTCAGCCATTCAGTTTGGATCACATCAGAAAAATGGCATACCAGATTTGTAAATCTGTAAACT TTCTGCATTCACATAAACTAACTCACACGGATCTGAAGCCTGAAAACATATTATTTGTGGAGTCTGACTACATAGAAGAATATAATCACAAATTG AAACGAGATCAACGCACCTTGAAAAATCCAGATATTAAAGTTGTAGATTTTGGGAGTGCAACATATGACTATGAACATCACAGTACTCTTGTGTCTACAAGGCATTACAGAGCTCCTGAAGTTATTTTGG CTTTGGGATGGTCACAGCCATGTGATGTGTGGAGTATTGGTTGCATTCTTATTGAGTATTACCTTGGATTCACAGTATTTCCG aCACATGACAGCAAAGAACATTTGGCAATGATGCAAAAAATACTGGGACCATTACCTATTCACATGGTTCAGAAAAGCAG AAAACGCAAGTACTTCCACCATGACCAGTTGGATTGGGATGAGCATAGTTCTGCTGGCAGATATGTATCACGGCGTTGTAAACCACTGAAG GAATTCATGCAGTGCCATGATGCTGACCATGAAAAGCTGTTTGATCTCATTCAGAAAATGTTGGAGTATGACCCTGCCAAAAGAATTACACTTGCAGAAGCATTAAAacatcctttcttttccccattaaaaGGGAAGATGTAA
- the CLK1 gene encoding dual specificity protein kinase CLK1 isoform X2 has protein sequence MLEWFEYHGHVCIVFELLGLSTYDFIKENSFQPFSLDHIRKMAYQICKSVNFLHSHKLTHTDLKPENILFVESDYIEEYNHKLKRDQRTLKNPDIKVVDFGSATYDYEHHSTLVSTRHYRAPEVILALGWSQPCDVWSIGCILIEYYLGFTVFPTHDSKEHLAMMQKILGPLPIHMVQKSRKRKYFHHDQLDWDEHSSAGRYVSRRCKPLKEFMQCHDADHEKLFDLIQKMLEYDPAKRITLAEALKHPFFSPLKGKM, from the exons ATGTTGGAATGGTTTGAATATCATGGTCATGTTTGCATTGTGTTCGAACTTCTGGGACTTAGTACCTATGATTTCATTAAAGAAAACAGTTTTCAGCCATTCAGTTTGGATCACATCAGAAAAATGGCATACCAGATTTGTAAATCTGTAAACT TTCTGCATTCACATAAACTAACTCACACGGATCTGAAGCCTGAAAACATATTATTTGTGGAGTCTGACTACATAGAAGAATATAATCACAAATTG AAACGAGATCAACGCACCTTGAAAAATCCAGATATTAAAGTTGTAGATTTTGGGAGTGCAACATATGACTATGAACATCACAGTACTCTTGTGTCTACAAGGCATTACAGAGCTCCTGAAGTTATTTTGG CTTTGGGATGGTCACAGCCATGTGATGTGTGGAGTATTGGTTGCATTCTTATTGAGTATTACCTTGGATTCACAGTATTTCCG aCACATGACAGCAAAGAACATTTGGCAATGATGCAAAAAATACTGGGACCATTACCTATTCACATGGTTCAGAAAAGCAG AAAACGCAAGTACTTCCACCATGACCAGTTGGATTGGGATGAGCATAGTTCTGCTGGCAGATATGTATCACGGCGTTGTAAACCACTGAAG GAATTCATGCAGTGCCATGATGCTGACCATGAAAAGCTGTTTGATCTCATTCAGAAAATGTTGGAGTATGACCCTGCCAAAAGAATTACACTTGCAGAAGCATTAAAacatcctttcttttccccattaaaaGGGAAGATGTAA